GCCCATGGCGACGCCGGTCGCGTTCCCTTGACCGCTCTTGCGGGGCGGCAGGAGCTCAAGTTCGGTAGCGAGCGCATCATCGGTATCAGCGACTGGACCAACATCAGCCGCACATGGGATGGCTTCGATCTCCGCATCGGCGACAAGAACCGCGTCGATCTCTTCAGCACCTCGGTCGTAACCGTTCATCCGTCCTCCCTGGACCTGCACGGTGCGGGCCTCACCTTCCACGGAGCCTATGCTTCGCTGACGCAATTCATACCCCATGTCCATCTTTCACCCTTCGTCCTCTTCCACGATGTTCGCGGCGTGACCGGTCTGCAGGGACTCAAGGGCAATGAGGTCGAGACGACGTTTGGATCAGAGGTCCAGGGCAACATGCCGGCGCACTTCTCCTACATGGCCAATGGGGCGCTGCAGCGCGGAAGCTACGCCAACGACTCGATTCACGCGGGCGAGGGCTTCGGCAAGCTCTACTACTCTGCCGAAGCGTTGCCGTGGCATCCGCGCCTCGGAGTGGAGATCGACTACGCCACGGGCAACGACCACAGCAATCCCCTGCGGTACGGGACCTACGACCAGCAGTATCATCGAACCACAACGCCTTCGGAAACGTGGACCTCTTCGGCTACCAGAACATTCGCCAGGAGCGGATCAACCTCGACATCGCCCCGGCACCCAGCTTCACCATCCTGGTGCAGGGCGGCTTCCTGAACGTCGCGGAGCGGAAGGACAGTCTCTACTCCAGTTCGGGCAGCGCGACCATCAAGGCCCCGACGGGGGGATTTGCCTCGAACGTTATCGGACAGGAGTTCGATGTCTCCGGCAAGTACGTCTTCCACGATTACCTCGTCGCCAACGTCGGCGCTGGGCACCTTTTCCCCGGAGCTCTGCTGCTCGAAAACAAACACGGTGCGGCAGAGACGATTGGATACTTCGGACTTACGTACCGCCTGCGGATCGATAAGGTCCGGGTGGATCGCTAGCCCGAAAAGGGTATTTGGGCTGGGAGACGCAAACATGCGCTCCCAGCCATTTTTCTGCCTTAAGATCGACCCGGACGATCGGGCACGATGATCGACCAGGGTTACAGCTTCACCGAGATCGCTACGCTGGTGCTTACGTTCACCGCATTTGAAGCGGTTGCGGAAGGCGCTCCGGTCGCGGTCCCGTTTGCCGACGAGGTTCCATTCACCTTCAAGGTGTAGCCGCCTGGCGGGGTTCCAAAGTCTGTGCAGTTGCCGCCGCAGCCGTTCAGCGCGAGTAGGCCGCAGGCAAACGCCAGCGCGAGAAGTGGCCGCATTCGCCTCATCCTGCGCCGCCGTCGCGGCAAGACAAGAACCAGCAGGCCTGCCAGCAGCGGAGCCGCATAACGCACTGTCGAAGAGGGATGGTGCAGCCCCGCCTGCCCGGTGAAGTAAGGTATGCTCGAGCCGCAGTCGTGCGGCGCCATGGTGCTGAAAGAGAGCGTCGTCGATCCGCCACCTGCCGGGATGACGGTCTCGCCAAAGGTGCAGGCGGACTCCGTCGGCAGGCCGGCGCAGCTCAATGTCACCGCCTGCAAGAAGCCGCTGACCGGAGTGACCGTCACCGTCAGGTCGACCGTCTGGCCCACGCCCATCGCCACGGGAGAGGGCGTTACCGTGATCCGGTATCCCGGCGGAGCCTGCGTCAGCGGATAGTTCACCTGTTGCACGTAAGGTGGAGAGACGCTCGCGGAGTTCGAGCCATCGCCGGAGTACGCTGCCGTGATGCTGTGCGATCCGAAGCCAAGCGTCGAGATCGTCGCTTGAGCCACGTACTGGCTGCCTCTCTGGACAATGGGCTGGGTTGCGAAGGCGATGTTGCCGTCTCTGAAGACGACCGTGCCAGAGAGACCTCCCGTCGCACCGGCAGCGGGCGCGATGCTCGCGGTAAACGTCACGCTGTCGCCGATGGCGGAAGGGTTCAGGCTTGAAGTGACAGCCGAGACCGTCGGCGGGGGCACGATCTGCTGCTTGAAGACGGGCGAATCGGCTGCGGGATAGAAGTCCAGCGCTCCGGCGTAAGACGCGCTGATGTTGTGGGTCCCGAGTGCCAGGGTCGATGTGGTGAAGCTGGCGGTGCCAGTGGCGTCGAGGGCGACCGGCGTTAGCGGCATACCGTCCACGGTGAAGACGACCTGCCCAGTGGGAATCGCTCCATAGCCGCCGGTTGCGGTAGCGGTGATCGTTACCGCTGAGCCGAGGGTTGCCACGGGCTGCGAACTGCTCACCGCAACCTCCGACGTGTCCTTCGACACCGAGACCGTAACGGGCAAGGCGCTCGAGGATGGGTAGGAAGGGTCTTGGGGAAACGTCAGCTCCGCTGTCAACGTGTAGTCGCCCACGTCGAAGATGGTGGCGTTGGACGGACAGGAGTTATCGATTCCGATCTTGAGCACGCAGATCGGCACTGGTCCCGTTCCCGGATCCTTATAGATGGTGATGGTGCCGAAGGTCAGGCTGGGCGGGCTGTAGGCGACGACACCATCGAGGATCTGGCCGTAGGTCAGTGTGATCGAGGGGATGTACCGGTTGTCGGAGAGGATCGGATTCGGGCAGGGGTAGGTGGTTGAATCGTCCACGCAAAGGTTAAGGCTCAGGCTCGTCATCTGCGGCGCGTCGTCGGGCAGAGTCGCTTCGGGCGTCGGCGCGGCGGCAGCGACTTGGATCTGGCCCGCTGCCGGAATCACGGCCGTCACGGCGAGCAATAGAAGAAGAAGGCGGCAGACGCAGATGGAGATTCGGGATTGCAAGGCGGGGAACCTTCCAACGATTCCAACCGTTTCAGACAGGTTGGCGAATGCGATCAGCACAACGGTATCACGCAGCCATGGCGCTGCAGCCCGTCAAATTCCCAGGACAGGGCTCCGCTGGAGGCAAACGCGTGAGGAAGTTGAACGGTCAACGCCGCGATGTGACAGAATGCTTCTATCTGCCTCCGTGCCTCCCGATCATTCTCCTCGGGCGGTGAGAGGGCGGACGCGGACCCTGATGACGCCATGAACCTCCCCAACTCCATCACGATGAGCCGGGTCGCCAGCGTTCCTCTGCTGATCTGGATCCTGTCGCCGGTCTTTCCTTTCACTGGCCACGGACACACCGGCCTGCTGGGCGGCGAGCAGGAGATTATCGCGTCCCTGGTCTTCATTCTCGCGAGCATCACCGATGGCCTGGACGGGTACCTGGCCCGTAAGCGCAAGCAGATCACAACCATGGGCATCCTGCTGGACCCGCTGGCGGACAAGCTGATGGTGTCCACCGCGTTCATCATCCTGGTCGCGTACACGCCCGGGCTGGTGCCGCCGTGGATCGCCGTGCTGGTCATCGGCCGCGAGTTTCTTGTCTCCGGCCTGCGATCGATCGCAGCCGCGGAGGGCTTCACCATTGAAGCCTCCGAGATTGGCAAGCTGAAGACGGTCATCCAGATCGTCTCGGTCGTCGCCTCCATCCTGGCGCACCGGTGGGACTACTGGCTCTGGTTCCCGAACTTCCATGGCGGATACGTCGTCGGCGTGCGCTTCATCGCGCTTACGGCCATCTACTGGATGTGCATCGTCTCCATCATCTCGGCGGTGGACTACTTCGTCGGCTTCTGGAAGAAGATCGACCACGCCTCGGACGACCGCCGCGCCCAGAAGAGCTTTGTGCTCTCGCGCAAGGCCAAGCCGGCGTCTCCGGCGGTTCCTTCAGGCCCGGAACGGACCTCGCATATCAGCTAACCGCTGCCGCGTCGGGATTTGCGAACGCGACGTGAAACGCTCTGTACGCTCCGGACACCATGAGACGAAAGCATCTCGAAACGATTCTGGAGAACGTCCATGTCTGAAGCCCTGCACTCTTTCCTGGTCTCTGTAAGCTGCATTATTGGCGCTGC
This Granulicella aggregans DNA region includes the following protein-coding sequences:
- a CDS encoding Ig-like domain-containing protein; protein product: MQSRISICVCRLLLLLLAVTAVIPAAGQIQVAAAAPTPEATLPDDAPQMTSLSLNLCVDDSTTYPCPNPILSDNRYIPSITLTYGQILDGVVAYSPPSLTFGTITIYKDPGTGPVPICVLKIGIDNSCPSNATIFDVGDYTLTAELTFPQDPSYPSSSALPVTVSVSKDTSEVAVSSSQPVATLGSAVTITATATGGYGAIPTGQVVFTVDGMPLTPVALDATGTASFTTSTLALGTHNISASYAGALDFYPAADSPVFKQQIVPPPTVSAVTSSLNPSAIGDSVTFTASIAPAAGATGGLSGTVVFRDGNIAFATQPIVQRGSQYVAQATISTLGFGSHSITAAYSGDGSNSASVSPPYVQQVNYPLTQAPPGYRITVTPSPVAMGVGQTVDLTVTVTPVSGFLQAVTLSCAGLPTESACTFGETVIPAGGGSTTLSFSTMAPHDCGSSIPYFTGQAGLHHPSSTVRYAAPLLAGLLVLVLPRRRRRMRRMRPLLALAFACGLLALNGCGGNCTDFGTPPGGYTLKVNGTSSANGTATGAPSATASNAVNVSTSVAISVKL
- the pgsA gene encoding CDP-diacylglycerol--glycerol-3-phosphate 3-phosphatidyltransferase; amino-acid sequence: MNLPNSITMSRVASVPLLIWILSPVFPFTGHGHTGLLGGEQEIIASLVFILASITDGLDGYLARKRKQITTMGILLDPLADKLMVSTAFIILVAYTPGLVPPWIAVLVIGREFLVSGLRSIAAAEGFTIEASEIGKLKTVIQIVSVVASILAHRWDYWLWFPNFHGGYVVGVRFIALTAIYWMCIVSIISAVDYFVGFWKKIDHASDDRRAQKSFVLSRKAKPASPAVPSGPERTSHIS